Proteins from one Scyliorhinus canicula chromosome 6, sScyCan1.1, whole genome shotgun sequence genomic window:
- the LOC119968045 gene encoding probable G-protein coupled receptor 139, which yields MDRSLRISVNLWIVFILCIPSVTVNLLAIVILTRGKCGLSTCTTCYLVAMATADLLVIITEVLLTRVRYYYFPRSFLDITHVCRINTFLRRASTDCSVWFTVAFSFDRCVAICCLKLSRKYCTGKTAAVVLSTTGTLLCLKNIPFYFTQEPVEVINNVPWGCTIKPNYFTNPIWIGYDWFDVVLIPFLPFALILLLNALTVKHIIVASHVRKRLRGQTKGENQSDPEMESRKKSVILLISISGSFILLWLVYVINFFYYSITASNFMGYHSAMYIFSQVGYMLVNLSCCTNTFIYGVTQSMFREQVKKALKYPITSIFHFMNK from the coding sequence ATGGATCGTTCCCTGAGAATTTCTGTTAATCTGTGGATTGTATTTATTCTGTGTATTCCTTCTGTTACAGTTAATTTACTGGCGATTGTGATCTTGACCCGCGGAAAGTGTGGCCTCTCCACCTGCACCACTTGCTACCTCGTGGCCATGGCAACGGCTGATCTGCTGGTCATTATTACTGAGGTCCTCCTGACGAGGGTAAGATATTATTATTTCCCAAGGTCTTTCCTGGACATCACCCATGTGTGTAGAATTAACACATTCCTTCGCCGTGCATCCACAGACtgctctgtctggttcaccgtcgctttctcctttgatcgatgtGTAGCCATTTGCTGCCTGAAGCTGAGCAGGAAATATTGCACtgggaaaactgcggctgtggttctgtcaacaacCGGCACTCTGCTTTGTTTAAAGAATATCCCGTTCTACTTTACGCAGGAACCTGTGGAGGTAATCAACAATGTACCATGGGGGTGCACTATAAAACCAAACTATTTTACTAACCCCATATGGATAGGATATGACTGGTTTGACGTCGTTTTAATCCCATTTCTGCCATTTGCTTTAATCCTGTTGCTTAACGCTTTGACAGTGAAGCACATTATAGTGGCCAGTCATGTCCGCAAGAGACTTCGGGGTCAGACTAAGGGAGAGAATCAGAGTGATccggagatggagagcagaaagaAATCTGTGATTCTACTCATCAGCATATCCGGCAGCTTCATTCTCCTGTGGTTGGTGTATGTTATAAATTTCTTTTATTATAGTATTACAGCATCAAATTTCATGGGATACCATAGCGCTATGTATATCTTCAGTCAAGTTGGATATATGCTGGTCAatttaagttgctgcacaaacacctttatttatgGGGTGACTCAATCAATGTTCAGAGAGCAGGTCAAGAAGGCTTTGAAATATCCGATTACATCAATATTTCACTTCATGAATAAGTAA